A part of Rattus rattus isolate New Zealand chromosome 4, Rrattus_CSIRO_v1, whole genome shotgun sequence genomic DNA contains:
- the Igsf11 gene encoding immunoglobulin superfamily member 11, whose product MTRRRSALASWLLLSLLGVAASLEVSESPGSVQVARGQTAVLPCAFSTSAALLNLNVIWMVIPLSNANQPEQVILYQGGQMFDGALRFHGRVGFTGTMPATNVSIFINNTQLSDTGTYQCLVNNLPDRGGRNIGVTGLTVLVPPSAPNCQIQGSQDIGSDVILLCSSEEGIPRPTYLWEKLDNTLKLPPTATQDQVQGTVTIRNISALSSGLYQCVASNAIGTSTCLLDLQVISPQPRSVGVIAGAVGTGAVLIVICLALTSGAFFYWRSKNKEEEEEEIPNEIREDDLPPKCSSAKAFHTEISSSENNTLTSSNTYNSRYWNNNPKPHKNTESFNHFSDLRQSFSGNAVIPSIYANGNHLVLGPHKTLVVTANRGSSPQVMPRNNGSVSRKPWPQHTHSYTVSQMTLERIGAVPVMVPAQSRAGSLV is encoded by the exons GTGTGGCAGCATCTCTGGAAGTGTCCGAGAGCCCAGGCAGTGTCCAGGTGGCCCGGGGTCAGACAGCAGTCCTGCCCTGCGCCTTCTCCACCAGTGCTGCTCTCCTGAACCTCAATGTCATTTGGATGGTCATTCCCCTCTCCAATGCAAACCAGCCCGAACAG GTCATTCTCTATCAGGGCGGACAGATGTTTGATGGTGCCCTCCGGTTCCATGGGAGGGTAGGATTTACAGGCACCATGCCTGCTACCAATGTCTCCATCTTCATCAATAACACACAGCTGTCAGATACGGGCACCTACCAGTGCTTGGTGAATAACCTTCCAGACAGAGGGGGCAGAAACATTGGGGTCACTGGCCTCACGGTGTTAG TCCCCCCTTCTGCTCCAAACTGCCAAATCCAAGGATCTCAGGACATCGGCAGTGACGTCATCCTTCTGTGTAGTTCGGAGGAAGGCATCCCTCGGCCCACTTACCTTTGGGAGAAGTTAGATAATACACTCAAGCTACCTCCAACAGCCACTCAGG ACCAGGTCCAGGGGACAGTCACCATCCGGAATATCAGTGCCCTCTCTTCCGGTCTTTACCAATGTGTGGCTTCCAACGCCATCGGGACCAGCACCTGTCTCCTGGATCTCCAGGTTATCTCGC CCCAGCCCCGGAGCGTTGGAGTGATAGCCGGAGCTGTTGGCACTGGTGCTGTCCTCATCGTCATCTGCCTTGCACTAACTTCAGGGGCATTCTTTTACTGGAGAAGCaaaaataaagaggaggaggaggaggaaattccTAATGAAATCAG AGAGGATGATCTTCCACCTAAATGCTCTTCTGCCAAAGCATTCCACACAGAGATATCCTCCTCAGAAAATAACACATTGACCTCCTCCAATACCTACAACAGTCGATACTGGAACAACAATCCcaaaccccataaaaacacagAGTCGTTCAACCACTTCAGTGACTTACGCCAGTCTTTCTCTGGCAATGCTGTTATTCCGTCCATCTATGCAAATGGAAACCATCTGGTTTTGGGTCCACATAAGACTCTGGTAGTTACAGCCAACAGAGGGTCATCGCCCCAGGTCATGCCCAGGAACAATGGTTCAGTCAGCAGGAAGCCTTGGCCTCAACACACACATTCCTACACTGTAAGCCAAATGACCCTGGAGCGCATTGGTGCAGTGCCTGTCATGGTGCCCGCCCAGAGTCGGGCAGGGTCCCTGGTATAG